The Gossypium hirsutum isolate 1008001.06 chromosome D06, Gossypium_hirsutum_v2.1, whole genome shotgun sequence genome contains the following window.
ccttcctcgtgcgtaacagactctcgaacccgtttttctgaatttcgtggaccaaatttgttgttttaataaaatcaaaccgtttattaaaaacaaccaatttttgaggtgacccaatcacaccacataaaaaaggattggtggtaactcccgtttcatttttcgaaacccaagtcaaccccgtttttcatccaaaaaatggtgtcaacacccACCACCATCACACCAAATTGTGGATTAACCACCAATAGTTTACAGTTTTATAGCAGGTGAAATCTGCCAATGTCTGTGGAAACACAACCTGCTCACTAATGAAATTTGTTAAAGGGTTGTGAATGCATAGTAAAACGCCGCAGTGGAATCTACTATGGCTATGGGTACACAGCAAGACCATCGCAGTTGGAATCTGTTATGGTTGTGGGTACACAACAAACATTTGAATGCAAAAATTTTGTCGATTCTTCCTTGATCATATCAACCCACCCCATGTAATGTTTTAGGCACATCGTTCATACAGTCACAATAAATAGATATACATACgataatttatatatacttttcaaaaattcatgcatacattcaaaattacaaataaatagcATATTAATTTGATCATTCATGGATTCTAGCATGCCTCAAATCATCAAGGACCTAATTGTATAACTTAATTCACTAAAATTAGTTTGAAACCTATTCAGGGACTAAactgatcaaaatataaaattttggataaaactataaaatttaagaataggggcacatggccgtgtggaatgGCTCAAGCTGTGTGGGTCCCATGGTCATGTGGACAGGCTATATGGGATGGTCCAAGTTGTGTGGTTTGGGCAGGGGTTCAATTTTGCCTCAATTTTCTCGTAAAAGAACACAAACCTAACTTTTGGGGTCTCGTAAGACGATCCTCATGTCCAAATTTGATCTTGGTCACCAACAATAGGTATTTCGATTGAGAAAAATGTAAGAATTACTTATTGACTCACAAGATTTACCGAATTTTAGCAAGATTTTCAAgaaaacttgaaaaatatttgaaattgatttgaaagatTGTCAAGAACGATGCTATTCTAGAATCCTAGGGTTCTACGAAATTAGAAACAAGATTTCTGACTGATATTGGCTCGTTTAGACATGGATTTGATGGCATTTCGCTAAATCGACATAAAAAACGAATTGAACATGGTTGGTTTTGGGTTTGAGATTTGAATATAAAATTTCCAgcaaagaagagaaaattttatgaaaaagaaaagtgagaaaaataagagaaagtgatgtatttaaagaagagagaaaagaaattctaaataAGGTTGAAAAAGATCATCAAAATTCTATTATGATTAGGAAAGGGACCAAATGATAAGATTAAGTAAGTTTTAGAGGGTTGTTTTGGCAAATAAAATAAACCCTCCTGTCgaaatttaaaacaaaaggaaGGGAATTAATTTGGATAAAGCTTGAGACTTTAGGAAGGATGAAGTGATGCTTGGCCTTTGGGCTATTttctatttcttaattattttttaccaCATTTATTTCTTATACTAACTTGGTTTTTATCCttaattgctgaaaaataaagaggaaaaatgCAAAGAGTAAAGCTTAAACATTAATGCTTTAAAGGTTTAACTAAACTCTTAACCACTAATACTAGAGctcaatttattataattttataaattctaacccctaatttttggggtgttataatATATCTAAGTACTGAATGTTATTTATAAAgataaagttaaattttaatgatatataACTCTAAtactaattaagtgataattaaaataattacagTTCTATTCAATTAGTAACTCTatttacataaataaaattagaacaacttttttaaaataaaaaagtcattttttataataatgtcaatattaaattataactatcacatttattatattttatacttagagtTCTATCAAGTCTCTCGGAGCCATCATATGTCATTCCCTcgttagttttatatattttaggtAAGCATGAATGACAATAAATAAATGTGATGTGTATTCTATTTGAATTAAGAGTATTGTTGCAATGGAGTGGGCTGACGAGGGGAAGGGCTTGCagcagggatttaaatagcggaCCGAAACCGCTATAGCGACTGTTATATAGCGGTAGCGGCGCCGTCCGAAACCGCAACGGCTGAAAATAACGGTGTGAAGCGGAGTCACACCGATAACGGTGGGTCGCGGCCGCAACTTAACGGATAACGGCCGGTCGCGGCAATAACGGGACGCTATTCCCGTTATATCCCGTTATAGTGAATTAAAAAAATCCATCTCCCTCCTCTAAATAAAAATCAGCAGAAACAGTGAAacttaataaaacaaaagggaaTATATTCCCCTGCAAAATCAGTGTTTTCaatcaaaaaaagtaaaaagaaagcaAACAAAAACTGAAACCAAATAAACAGCAAGCAAATAAGcaatcaaaattcaaaactccTTTCTCATATTTCGGTCGCTAAACTGAAACCCAAACGGCAAACAAAGTAAACTGATCACTTCACATTCAGATTCAGAGACTGATAATCTTCAAGTAAGTACCTAAAACTTCGTCTTGTTGATTCTTGCTTGTTTTTGCAGTAGATTCAGAGTTTTTTTGAGAGGATGATAGAGTTTAGACTTTAGATCACAAAGTGAATCAATCCCTTACTAACCGTTGTAAGATCGAGAAAAATGAAATCAATCCAGCAACGAAGATGAAAACGAGCAAGAGAAGAGAGATCTTGGAAGCTGGAAAGTGGAAACTGGCGTTTGATTTCCCTCTTGACTCTTCTTCagtttttctttctgtttctGATATTTCTGACGTttgatttccctttttctttatttttttcatttttaatgtcTTTACTCCTAGCCAAAACCAAGGCACCGTTTAGGCTTCCAATATTTTCATGACAGGTCACTGTTTAATGGGTGTAAATTTGGCACTTTGACTAAAATTAATAGGCTGTAAAATTAATAGGCTGTAAGACTTGAAATTAGAATTCATTATAACTGttaaacatatatgtatataattatttttaaaataaaaccagtatatattatttaatgaGAATGATATCCttactatatttattaaaattaatataaaaaatgagatttaatttgaatgataaaattgaggatttgaaagtttttaaatatgattattgtttgtatttttctatatgtattttggatttaaattgatttttttttgtattttgtataaaatgtaaaaatacttttatattttaatatttgctactttgtaaaaaggttatgtttttttaattaatttccaaTCAAGTTAGTGTTTAGTTGACTCTTGACATTAACTTATCGACAATtaagtataatataaatatttatattctatttgtttaatttttattgatataaattttaacatattaataatttatgaaattaaatttttacgtACACATATGgagttttaataattttcttgTGTAATTATATACTATGCTAATGCAACCATAAAAAATCATCTATACTATAAATTAAGGAGTTGATTGAGTTGATGTAACCTAATAACCGAGACCAAACTCAATTAGAAAATTATTATCCATTCATTttataaaacaacaaatattattttgaggtatttatatatttttatatttgataaatttagaaaaaaatacatgcatataaatGTAAATAATGACATTTGAAATCCAACATTAAAATCAtcttaactttatcatttcatgCCCTTAATTTTCAtagcaatttttttataaatatattacgtAAATGTTTTCACATGCTATTTCTATAAACTAGTAAGTATTTAAAGTGGAAAAGAGTGAATTCCACCTCTCACTCCCATCCTCTTTTAACTTGTTGAAGCAAAGTATATTTGAGTTGATTTATTAGAGTTTGGAAAGATTTTATAGAAAATGAAAATTGCATTGATAAcaatcatattattatattttttaatatgaaagcTTCAATCTTATCAGgtttataattttactttatatgttattttttaattaatattgtaattataatttataatgataattagttattatttattattattttaaaatttcataactttcataatttattatttattattatgtatgaattatgcaataaatttaaattttccatgttaatgatgtttactttttttttgtattatattgttgataatataagtaatgagttgcttatatttctaaatataattttatgtttcttatatataaataaaaataaagcatgccACCACGTGAAGAGTTCCCGACTAAAGGATTGGAGGGTGCACCAAGTAATGATATAGGTTGGCACTTTGGAACTCTAGTGCCAAATGCGAGAGGAAGTATCGTATGTATACTTTGTGGTAAAGTTGTGAAAGGAGGAATAACACGATTtaaagagcacattgctcataaaaccggcaatgttgcaccatgccctaatgttactggtatgtgatactttattattattaaatgttattgtaaatttatcaataaagattatatataattgataataatataaagtgtgaattatttttattttattaacaggtGTCATTAGAGAAAGTATGATGAATGTACTAAAAGAAAGCAACacaaagaaaatagacaaaaagaggagaaaagatgAATTCTTATCTCAATTAACAGAAGAGGAGGATGAGCATGAGGGATTCATTGATGAGGTTTCTGCTATAAGGCAAGCAACTCGAGAAAGTATCCAATCACAACACGAGTGGCATAGAAGGGAAGAATTCAGACGAAGTACTGGTGGTTGGGATAACATTTATGAAGAAGGGCGATCTTCTCATGGATCAGCTGGAGAACATAATCGAGAAAGAACAAGTAAATCTATTCCAGGTGAGTCTGAGTTTACCTTAAGGGGAGCTATACCTGAATTGGTTAGAAGCAAAAGTTCAAAGCAACCAAAGGTCAATGActcttttttaaagagttttcgaaggaagataggtgaagcggtatctaaatttataatatatgaaagacttccttttcaattagcaagctctccatggttgtataacttaattcaagtggCAACAGAAGTTGGACAAGGTGTAAAGCTCCCAACACCTTATGAGGTTTTAGATGTGTATTTGGAGTCAGAGTATCAACGAGTTCATGATTAGGTAAATGTACTAAAGACTCATTGGAAAGAATTGGGTGCAACTCTAATGTGTGATGGTTGGACCAACAGTTTGAATCAAATGCACATCATTAATTTCCTTGTTTATTGCAGTAAAGGAACCATTTTTTGGAAATCGGTAGATGTCTCAAGTGTCCGTAGTAGAGATGCTGAATTCTACTACCGTTTGTTAGATTCAGTTGTAgaagaaattggagaaaattacatTGTCCAAATAGTGACTGATAATGAGGCAGCAATGAAAGCTGCTGGAAAAAAGTTAATGTTGAAAAGACAACATCTATATTGGACCTCATGTGCAGCTCACTGTTTAGATTTATGCCTTGAAGATATTGGGAAAAAGCCCAGTGTAGCAAAAGTGTTAGATGAGGCAAAGAAAGTGACTTGCTTTATATACAATCACATTTGGACTGTTGATTTGATGAAGAAGTATACACAAGGGAAACAAATACTTCGACCCGCTCTTACTCGATTTGcaactcatttcattcaacttgaagagataacaagacaaaagcaaggtttgagagaaatgtttaattcaaaggtcagtattttataattagttaatataattacttaaatatagtAACCTTTAGTGATTTTACtagttccaaataatttaaattatattattttaaaatttttcttatgaatatataggaatttaaagaatcaaaatgggGAAAGCAAAAGTCAGGGCCTGCTTATGaagccaaaaaaattgttttgggaaaagatttttggaaaaaagCCAATGACCTCATAAAAGTTTATGAGCCCTTAGTAAGAGTATTGAGACTTGTGGATAGCGATGAAAAACCAACGATGGGCTTTATTTATGAGGCTGTTGATAGGGCTAAACGAGCAATTCAACAAAATTGTCGATATTTCACAGAGTATGAAAAGATTATTGAcaatagatggaattttatgcATTCCGACTTGCATTCAGCTGGTAAgataaaatatttcatataattaagaactatttttatattttattattttaagctttagattattattattatttgatgatattcttataaattatacttaggttattttctcaACCCTCAATTTCAATTTGGGGTGGAGCATTATGAGAATGTATTAATAGAAACATTAGAAGGTACACGATcagtaattgaaagattagaacCTTCTATGAATACTCAAGTCAGAATGGTTAATCAGGTTAGATTCAACTACTATtatttgtaacttagttaaataatttgaaatagaatttttatttttatttttactctatcttttatttatgcagttgttattatttagagataaacatgagacattcggtactccacaagcacaaagagcttggaagcaaatgaatccgggtaaacagttaattaaattatttaatttaatttatattatttaattatattgtacattttaaagttattttgaaatttaaataatattatgcagcTGAGTGGTGGATGATATATGGCACATGTGTTCCcgaattacaaaaattagcaattaaagtgCTTAGTCAAACAACTTCAGCATCAAATTGCGAACGAAATTGGAGCACATTTAGTTATATTCACACCAAGGCAAGAAATAGGTTAAagtataaaaaacttgaaaaactagTGTTTACCTATTATAACATGAGGCTTAAGATGAGGCATCAACAAAGAATGAGCACTGATGATATAAATGCTAGTTTTAATCCTATCAGCCTTGATTATATCTTTGAAGATGTTGATCCACTATCAGAATGGCTTCATGAGAAAGAGAATCCATTGTTAGACGGTGAAAATGCCGGTGTGTTGCCTGTGGATACCTCTGAtgatgaaatggatgttgatCAATCGCAACAACAAATTTTGTCTCATTCAAGTTCTAGTTCAACTCCAAGTCAGAGTGGCGATGGACCCGATGGTGGTGGTTTAAGTCCAATTGATGAGGATGACGGATATAGTGGTGATAGAGGTGAAATTAGGTCTTCTAGTCAGTATGGAGGAGAATATGGGGGTGGTACCACTGGTGGACATTTTCGTGACAGATCAGAGTTTGATGGAAATATGTTTCCTGAACCTAGGAGAGATAGAAGTGAACCTAGAGCTCCATCAAAAGGAAAAGGCAAGAAGCATACTTCTATAGGCTCTTCATCTGGTAGTGGTAGGAGATCGAGTTCTAGTAACCTTGGGTATAGTGATTCATCTACTAGCACTCAAGGTTTTTATCCACTAGAACAACCTTCACATGGTTATCCACAACCATATGgttattatccaccatttcctaATTATGGTGTGCCATACCAGCCTCAAATGTATCCTCCTCTACCAATGTATCACCCACCTCCACCTTTCATGTATCCTCCTCCTCAAATATATCCTCCATATCAATTGAATGAAAACCAAGGTAAAAATGTTGCtttttttggatatatttttggaCAAAGGCCAAGAGAATCAAGTCAAGAACGCTCCCAAAGTGAAGGTGAAGGATTTGATCTTCCTCGTCATTCCACTAATTGGTGAAAACTAAATCGTGCCACTATCATTATTtgtaaggtatgttttttttaaagaaatcctttgttattgttcttaattttgatgatattaaaacatttaaaataatatatatctttagataaatgaatgaagtatattttatgaaaagataatgaagaatcgaagcatgttaaattatatatgaaagtagaatgagatgagaataagtggtaggaaataggaataattaatgagaatctattcattaatttatctattccttttttccttttgcagCGTATTTATATCTTCACTATCTTCAAAGCTGTCAAGAAATATTGAAGACATCTCTCATGTATGAATTctcaattcttttatttataaaaactttcaaacttattaaatatgataaatgtttaatatttcttttttttttttactttgttattagttaatataacattcttagaaaattcgtaaataaatataagaataattaatgattataaaagttgtgttctcatGTCATATTAATAaaggttcataagtgttagaaaacactctaaaaatcattaaaagtgactttttataattataattataattattatgttttacagTAAGTTGtgcgaatttgaaaaaaattcacgaccgcgatacccgcagtgaccgcaatagcgtccgttatgtccgcgaccgcgacaaacgcgacgcgaccgaaaacgcgaccgcgaccgcaatttaaatccctggctTGCAGTCTTTGTCTCATAATGTCTTGGCATTGCAGGGCATCCTACGAAGTTGGAGGTAGGTATAATAATATCCAAATTCGTAAATGAAAGAAAATAGACAGAGAGAGGGTTGTTTCGTCTAAAACTGGACTTGGAAATGGTCAAAAAGATGCAATGGGGGTCTAGACAAAAAGAGAAACATGagtatgttttgaataaaatgaaaagactAGATTGGACGAAGAAACTATAGAAAAAGAAATCAGCAAGAGCTTCAGATGATCACATGAATAAATCCTGGCAACTCAATTCCTATTGACGTTTGTGTTTCTGGAAAGAAGCTTCTCCCTTAGCTCTGCAACATCAATGTCGCCAAAGTGATTTTCTGGAATCCAGTTTCCGGTTTTTGGATCTCTCATCCAAAATGCTTCCTTCTCCTTATCATGTGCTAAAACTTGTACCCTCAAAGCTGCTAATGCCACTGCTTGCATCTTCATCTTCTCCGCCCCAACAGCATATGATCGTCTACTACAACACATCCATAATAATTCATTCTATAAAACAAACCTTAAAACTAAGATAGAAGATTAATATATAAACATACAATAACCTCAGAAGCTGAAAGTTCTTGATAGAAGCCTGAGCCATGGTTTAGTTTAGAAGATAAGAGTTTTTCTTTTTATGTGGATTGTGGAGTCTGAATGCACAAAAGcatattatttataattgttGTAGAAAGAATTTGAATATATCAGTCACTCTAGCttgcatacaaaaataattacagAATCTAATTAATAAAGCTCCAAAaacaattactttatttaaaaatatattcttaGTAATTAATTAATGAGATATTTATGAAGATaaacttttcttcttttttttccttcttataattaaatattaattctgATTAAAGGgatgtttttttgttttgtttataaatTGTTACTACAATGAGATTTGAACCTCGAATGCATAATCATATTTAAAGTTTAATCaaagtacaatttaattttaacataattttttttcattattatacaATAATAATCTTAATT
Protein-coding sequences here:
- the LOC107896152 gene encoding uncharacterized protein; the protein is MCDGWTNSLNQMHIINFLVYCSKGTIFWKSVDVSSVRSRDAEFYYRLLDSVVEEIGENYIVQIVTDNEAAMKAAGKKLMLKRQHLYWTSCAAHCLDLCLEDIGKKPSVAKVLDEAKKVTCFIYNHIWTVDLMKKYTQGKQILRPALTRFATHFIQLEEITRQKQGLREMFNSKEFKESKWGKQKSGPAYEAKKIVLGKDFWKKANDLIKVYEPLVRVLRLVDSDEKPTMGFIYEAVDRAKRAIQQNCRYFTEYEKIIDNRWNFMHSDLHSAGYFLNPQFQFGVEHYENVLIETLEGTRSVIERLEPSMNTQVRMVNQVRFNYYYL
- the LOC121218364 gene encoding uncharacterized protein is translated as MQLLLFRDKHETFGTPQAQRAWKQMNPAEWWMIYGTCVPELQKLAIKVLSQTTSASNCERNWSTFSYIHTKARNRLKYKKLEKLVFTYYNMRLKMRHQQRMSTDDINASFNPISLDYIFEDVDPLSEWLHEKENPLLDGENAGVLPVDTSDDEMDVDQSQQQILSHSSSSSTPSQSGDGPDGGGLSPIDEDDGYSGDRGEIRSSSQYGGEYGGGTTGGHFRDRSEFDGNMFPEPRRDRSEPRAPSKGKGKKHTSIGSSSGSGRRSSSSNLGYSDSSTSTQGFYPLEQPSHGYPQPYGYYPPFPNYGVPYQPQMYPPLPMYHPPPPFMYPPPQIYPPYQLNENQGKNVAFFGYIFGQRPRESSQERSQSEGEGFDLPRHSTNW
- the LOC121218365 gene encoding uncharacterized protein isoform X1; this encodes MAQASIKNFQLLRLLRSYAVGAEKMKMQAVALAALRVQVLAHDKEKEAFWMRDPKTGNWIPENHFGDIDVAELREKLLSRNTNVNRN
- the LOC121218365 gene encoding protein SENESCENCE-ASSOCIATED GENE 21, mitochondrial isoform X2, whose amino-acid sequence is MAQASIKNFQLLRRSYAVGAEKMKMQAVALAALRVQVLAHDKEKEAFWMRDPKTGNWIPENHFGDIDVAELREKLLSRNTNVNRN